The Micromonospora sp. WMMD961 genome has a segment encoding these proteins:
- a CDS encoding GTPase, which yields MTVGLRLDEAAWGLLHQAIGLYQDNPRVVGQLRHQVARLEQPLRIAVAGPWRSGKSTVLNALMGEEVAPVERADGVFTWYEDGPVPRATAYPSGQPPQELAVVKSATGLRVDLGWDTGDVRDIVVQWPTRALRQITLIDTPAVNGDVEQGRASLLERVLRDSDAVLYLTRDGRDSDLRVLEAARDGAVGQAAPVNVIMVLSRADETAGGRIDGLLAARQLARRQYRDPRVSALSVNVVACSGMLGLAGRMLGESDFAALAALARVPRAELDTHLISADRFLRGELPVRLDTEVRAALLDRFGIFGVRLAATLVRSGFDSRVKLSAELIRRSGLTELRESVTRCFIDRRDALKARSALAAVEALLRAEPARGADELVGAVEQILAGAHEFRELRLLVALRNTRLGFDVELADEAQRLVGGNGVGLAARLGVEHEATAQRLWEVAADAQWRWRDRAEDPLLPLAQRRGAQVVVRSCEGMIAELVAGGR from the coding sequence ATGACGGTGGGGCTGCGACTGGACGAGGCGGCGTGGGGGTTGCTGCACCAGGCCATCGGCCTCTACCAGGACAATCCGCGCGTCGTGGGGCAGCTGCGGCATCAGGTTGCCCGGTTGGAGCAACCACTGCGCATCGCGGTCGCGGGCCCGTGGCGATCCGGCAAGTCGACTGTGCTCAACGCGTTGATGGGCGAGGAGGTCGCACCGGTCGAGCGGGCCGACGGCGTCTTCACCTGGTACGAGGACGGCCCGGTGCCGCGCGCCACCGCGTACCCGTCCGGTCAGCCCCCACAGGAGTTGGCGGTGGTGAAGTCGGCGACCGGGCTGAGGGTGGATCTCGGCTGGGACACCGGCGACGTGCGCGACATCGTCGTGCAGTGGCCGACGCGGGCGCTGCGGCAGATCACGCTCATCGACACTCCGGCGGTCAACGGTGACGTCGAGCAGGGCCGGGCGTCCCTGTTGGAGCGGGTGCTGCGGGACTCGGACGCGGTGTTGTACCTGACCCGGGACGGGCGCGACAGTGATCTGCGGGTGCTGGAGGCGGCCCGCGACGGCGCCGTCGGGCAGGCCGCCCCGGTCAACGTGATCATGGTGTTGTCCCGGGCGGACGAGACCGCGGGAGGGCGGATCGACGGTCTGCTCGCCGCCCGCCAACTCGCTCGGCGGCAGTATCGCGATCCGCGCGTGAGCGCGCTCAGTGTGAACGTGGTGGCCTGCAGTGGGATGCTCGGACTGGCCGGCAGGATGCTCGGCGAGTCGGACTTCGCGGCGCTCGCGGCCCTGGCCCGCGTGCCCCGGGCGGAGCTGGACACCCACCTGATCTCGGCCGATCGCTTCCTCCGGGGCGAGTTGCCGGTTCGGCTGGACACCGAGGTCCGCGCCGCGCTGCTGGACCGGTTCGGGATCTTCGGTGTCCGGCTGGCGGCGACCCTGGTGAGAAGTGGCTTCGACAGCCGGGTGAAGCTCTCCGCCGAGCTGATCCGGCGCAGTGGTCTCACTGAGCTGCGCGAGTCGGTGACCCGCTGCTTCATCGACCGTCGCGACGCGCTGAAGGCCCGATCCGCGCTGGCGGCGGTGGAGGCGTTGCTGCGGGCCGAGCCGGCCCGGGGTGCTGACGAACTGGTCGGCGCGGTCGAGCAGATCCTCGCCGGTGCGCACGAGTTCCGGGAGTTGCGCCTGCTGGTGGCGTTGCGCAACACCCGGCTCGGGTTCGACGTGGAGCTGGCCGACGAGGCGCAGCGGTTGGTCGGGGGCAACGGGGTGGGCCTCGCGGCCCGACTCGGTGTCGAGCACGAGGCGACCGCGCAGCGGCTGTGGGAGGTCGCCGCCGACGCGCAGTGGCGGTGGCGGGACCGGGCCGAGGACCCTCTGCTTCCGCTGGCGCAGCGGCGCGGGGCGCAGGTCGTCGTCCGGAGCTGCGAGGGAATGATCGCCGAGCTGGTCGCGGGCGGTCGCTGA
- a CDS encoding dynamin family protein gives MAGIWLDVLDEIARTCSAHGRGDLLQTVRQKRAQLLDPTLRVLVIGEPNQGKSQLINAIINAPACPVGDGRTTVLPTVVRHADTPSAAVAQAPPPASGRPAGTAEAATVERTPVALNQVAAGVAGMVGRRAGGGPAYVEIGVPRALLGAGMVLVDTPGTDEVAGVGGAVSIAAPARADIVLLVSDSTRELSVAELNMVLHVMRSHPNVVVVQSKTDLVADWRAVAERNRQHLAEAGVPATLIPVSATLRLRAAAADDRQLNAESGFPELIARLQRDLAGKANHLARASVQTVARAVVEQLAAPLRAELATQETEEQSGPISRLHAAQREVDELRRCSTRWQNTLNDEIADLLSDIEYDLRDRTREILRTVDEAFDTADPLVAWDTFQDWLERSLVEAAEANREWLIQRCDWIARRVAVNFNRYGYDVLPAWSMSMPDDIGERMPELQRPTIDRFTTGQKLFTGMKGSYGGMLMFGLATTLAGMPMINPVSVGIGALFGGKSIRDEGKQLLRRRQATVKTTIQRHVDDVFVRISRDCRDAVRQVQRMLRDHFTALTEELQEAIVQSFRSAKQEADTDASLREQRQREIRLKMTRLAALYEQAQQLTGARSAPLLLEPQA, from the coding sequence ATGGCCGGGATCTGGTTGGACGTGCTGGACGAGATCGCCCGCACGTGCAGTGCACACGGTCGTGGTGACCTCCTCCAGACGGTGCGGCAGAAGCGCGCCCAGCTGCTGGACCCGACGCTGCGCGTCCTGGTCATCGGCGAACCGAACCAGGGCAAGAGTCAGCTGATCAACGCGATCATCAACGCTCCGGCCTGCCCGGTCGGCGACGGCCGTACGACCGTCCTGCCGACCGTCGTGCGGCACGCCGACACCCCGTCCGCGGCGGTGGCGCAGGCTCCGCCACCGGCTTCGGGCCGTCCCGCCGGCACTGCCGAGGCGGCGACCGTCGAGCGGACGCCGGTGGCCCTCAACCAGGTCGCGGCGGGCGTGGCCGGAATGGTCGGTCGTCGCGCCGGCGGCGGTCCGGCGTACGTCGAGATCGGGGTGCCGCGCGCTCTGCTCGGTGCCGGAATGGTGCTGGTGGACACTCCCGGCACCGACGAGGTCGCCGGGGTCGGCGGTGCCGTGTCGATCGCTGCTCCCGCCCGCGCGGACATCGTGCTGCTGGTCTCCGATTCCACCCGTGAGCTGTCGGTCGCCGAGCTGAACATGGTGCTGCACGTCATGCGTTCACACCCGAACGTGGTCGTGGTGCAGAGCAAGACCGACCTGGTGGCCGACTGGCGTGCGGTCGCCGAACGCAACCGGCAACACCTGGCGGAGGCCGGCGTCCCGGCGACGCTGATCCCGGTCTCGGCGACGCTGCGACTGCGCGCCGCCGCGGCTGACGACCGTCAACTCAACGCCGAGTCCGGCTTTCCCGAGCTGATCGCCCGACTGCAACGCGATCTGGCCGGCAAGGCCAACCACCTCGCCCGGGCATCGGTGCAGACGGTGGCCCGGGCGGTCGTGGAGCAGTTGGCCGCTCCGCTGCGCGCCGAGTTGGCGACCCAGGAGACCGAGGAGCAGTCCGGGCCGATCTCACGGCTGCACGCGGCGCAGCGCGAGGTCGACGAGCTGCGCAGGTGTTCCACCCGTTGGCAGAACACGCTCAACGACGAGATCGCCGACCTGCTCTCCGACATCGAGTACGACCTTCGTGATCGGACGCGGGAGATCCTGCGCACAGTGGACGAGGCGTTCGACACCGCCGATCCGCTGGTCGCCTGGGACACCTTTCAGGACTGGTTGGAGAGGAGCCTGGTCGAGGCGGCCGAGGCGAACCGCGAGTGGCTGATCCAGCGTTGCGACTGGATCGCCCGCCGGGTGGCCGTCAACTTCAACAGGTACGGCTACGACGTGCTGCCGGCCTGGTCGATGTCGATGCCGGACGACATCGGTGAGCGGATGCCGGAGCTGCAACGGCCGACGATCGACAGGTTCACCACCGGCCAGAAGTTGTTCACCGGCATGAAGGGCTCGTACGGCGGCATGCTGATGTTCGGCCTGGCGACCACCCTGGCCGGAATGCCGATGATCAACCCGGTCTCGGTCGGCATCGGTGCGCTCTTCGGTGGCAAGAGCATCCGCGACGAGGGCAAGCAGTTGCTCCGCCGCCGGCAGGCGACCGTCAAGACCACCATCCAGCGCCACGTCGACGACGTCTTCGTCCGGATCAGCCGCGACTGCCGGGACGCCGTCCGCCAGGTGCAGCGGATGCTGCGCGACCACTTCACGGCGTTGACCGAGGAGTTGCAGGAGGCCATCGTCCAGTCGTTCCGCAGTGCGAAGCAGGAGGCCGACACCGATGCCTCGCTGCGTGAGCAACGACAGCGCGAGATCCGGCTGAAGATGACCCGACTGGCCGCGCTCTACGAGCAGGCGCAGCAGTTGACCGGCGCTCGGTCCGCCCCGCTGCTGTTGGAGCCGCAGGCATGA
- a CDS encoding IniB N-terminal domain-containing protein, translating into MDSHQTLHDFVLDLLTNPDARSAFDLDPEGALRGAGLTDITAADVQDVVPLVVDYAPGQGLGPLAPAVGQLGLDPLFTDTTDVVGQLQSVAQQISVTSSPTGVDVKAGVLGAIAVDPSAAAAGITVLPGVGLGVGPSGLDTDLAGVGDVAYTLDADVVQPVDAIADPVLGDVTGTVGDPSGLLGVTDSNLIGGDLTNGVLPGTHGQLGGVVDSLGVNDTLGGLGLGHGDGVVGGVVPPLDVPSTVGGVTHQVDSILPGVTGTVGDVTGGVTDGVLGGDSHASSDHGLLGITGGLL; encoded by the coding sequence ATGGACTCGCACCAGACCCTCCACGACTTCGTGCTCGACCTGCTGACGAACCCCGACGCGCGGTCGGCCTTCGACCTCGACCCCGAGGGTGCGCTGCGCGGCGCGGGGCTCACCGACATCACCGCGGCGGACGTGCAGGACGTGGTGCCACTGGTCGTCGACTACGCGCCGGGGCAGGGCCTCGGACCACTGGCACCGGCCGTCGGGCAGCTCGGCCTGGACCCGCTGTTCACCGACACCACCGACGTGGTGGGCCAGTTGCAGAGCGTGGCGCAGCAGATCAGCGTCACGAGTTCGCCCACCGGCGTGGACGTCAAGGCCGGTGTGCTCGGCGCCATCGCTGTCGACCCGTCGGCCGCCGCCGCCGGGATCACCGTGCTGCCGGGGGTGGGCCTGGGCGTCGGGCCGAGCGGGCTCGACACCGACCTCGCCGGTGTCGGTGACGTGGCGTACACCCTCGACGCCGACGTCGTGCAGCCGGTGGACGCGATCGCGGACCCGGTCCTCGGCGACGTCACCGGCACCGTCGGCGACCCGAGCGGTCTGCTCGGTGTCACCGACTCGAACCTGATCGGCGGCGACCTGACCAACGGTGTCCTGCCCGGCACCCACGGTCAGCTCGGCGGGGTCGTGGACTCCCTCGGTGTCAACGACACCCTGGGTGGGCTGGGCCTCGGGCACGGCGACGGTGTCGTCGGCGGTGTGGTCCCACCGCTCGACGTGCCGTCGACGGTGGGCGGCGTGACGCACCAGGTGGACAGCATCCTCCCCGGTGTCACCGGCACGGTCGGTGACGTGACCGGTGGGGTCACCGATGGTGTGCTCGGCGGCGACTCGCACGCCTCGTCCGATCACGGGCTGCTGGGTATCACCGGCGGTCTGCTCTGA